In Nocardia higoensis, the following proteins share a genomic window:
- a CDS encoding ATP-dependent DNA helicase, whose translation MPELPPTSELLTTAVRALGGKERSGQMTMASAVDHAIDTKRHLAVQAGTGTGKSLAYLVPSLRHAVRTGRTVVVSTATIALQRQLVDRDLPRLSEALAEPLGRPARFAILKGRNNYLCLNKINSAIPEEPAEAELFDAFAISRLGREVQRLNDWASDTETGDRDDLAPGVSDRAWRQVSVSSRECLGKSRCQFGQDCYAERARAESAQADVVVTNHALLAIDAISGIQILPEHDVVVIDEAHELVDRVTGVATAELSATGIGAAARRCAKLIDDREVDRLEGAAEAWHALLDELPPARWDRLPEGAAQALALVRDAAWNARTELAPPGSTQAPGDPDSAAARTLAVAAVEEVHDSAVRALTSFDEPDPAARRDVVWLSAEESKTGVARKTLRMAPLSVGGLLRARLFGASTVVLTSATLQIGGSFDSLAVTWGLPARSGDKVDPATANGAAAPSDSGPVHWDGLDVGSPFDHAKSGILYVAKHLPPPGRDGLPPAYLDEIERLIDAAGGRTLGLFSSMRAARAAAEAMRTRLSTPLLCQGEDSTGALVRKFADDPQTSLFGTLSLWQGVDVPGPSLSLVILDRIPFPRPDDPLLAARQRAVESRGGNGFLAVAANHAALLLAQGTGRLLRSVDDRGVIAILDSRLATARYGGYLRATLPPYWETADPEVAAKALRRLTTESTTV comes from the coding sequence GTGCCCGAACTGCCTCCCACCTCGGAACTGCTGACCACCGCTGTGCGCGCGCTCGGGGGTAAGGAGCGTTCCGGGCAGATGACGATGGCCTCGGCCGTCGATCACGCCATCGACACCAAGCGGCATCTGGCGGTGCAGGCGGGCACCGGCACCGGAAAGTCGCTGGCCTACCTGGTGCCCAGCCTGCGCCACGCGGTGCGCACCGGCCGCACCGTGGTGGTCTCGACCGCGACGATCGCGCTGCAGCGTCAGCTGGTCGATCGCGACCTGCCGCGCCTGTCCGAGGCGCTGGCCGAGCCGCTCGGTCGCCCGGCACGTTTCGCGATCCTGAAGGGCCGCAACAATTACCTCTGCCTGAACAAGATCAACAGCGCGATCCCCGAGGAGCCCGCCGAGGCCGAACTCTTCGACGCCTTCGCGATCTCCCGGCTCGGCCGCGAGGTGCAGCGGCTCAACGACTGGGCCTCCGACACCGAGACCGGCGACCGCGACGATCTGGCCCCCGGTGTCAGCGATCGGGCGTGGCGGCAGGTCAGCGTGTCCTCACGGGAGTGCCTGGGCAAATCGCGCTGCCAGTTCGGCCAGGACTGCTACGCCGAGCGCGCCCGCGCCGAGAGCGCCCAGGCCGATGTGGTGGTGACCAATCACGCGCTGCTGGCCATCGACGCCATCAGCGGCATCCAGATCCTGCCCGAACACGATGTCGTGGTCATCGACGAGGCGCACGAACTGGTCGACCGGGTCACCGGTGTGGCCACCGCGGAACTGTCGGCGACGGGCATCGGCGCGGCCGCCCGCCGCTGCGCCAAGCTCATCGACGACCGCGAGGTCGACAGGCTGGAGGGCGCGGCGGAGGCCTGGCACGCCCTGCTCGACGAACTGCCGCCCGCCCGCTGGGACCGGCTGCCCGAGGGCGCGGCGCAGGCGCTCGCACTCGTCCGCGACGCGGCGTGGAACGCGCGCACCGAACTCGCCCCACCGGGCAGCACGCAGGCGCCGGGCGATCCGGACAGCGCCGCGGCCCGCACCCTCGCCGTCGCCGCGGTCGAAGAGGTGCACGACAGCGCGGTGCGTGCGCTGACCTCCTTCGACGAGCCCGACCCGGCCGCGCGCCGCGATGTCGTCTGGCTGTCCGCGGAGGAGTCCAAGACCGGCGTGGCGCGCAAGACGCTGCGGATGGCGCCGCTGTCGGTCGGCGGTCTGCTGCGCGCGCGGCTGTTCGGCGCCTCGACCGTGGTGCTGACCTCGGCGACCCTGCAGATCGGCGGCTCCTTCGACAGTCTGGCGGTCACTTGGGGTCTGCCCGCGCGATCCGGCGACAAGGTCGACCCGGCCACCGCCAACGGCGCGGCAGCCCCCTCGGATTCCGGGCCGGTCCACTGGGACGGCCTGGATGTCGGCTCGCCGTTCGACCACGCCAAGTCGGGCATCCTCTATGTCGCCAAGCATCTTCCGCCGCCGGGACGCGACGGCCTGCCGCCCGCCTATCTCGACGAGATCGAGCGGCTGATCGACGCCGCGGGCGGTCGCACGCTCGGGCTGTTCTCGTCGATGCGCGCCGCCAGAGCGGCCGCCGAGGCCATGCGGACGCGGCTGAGCACCCCGCTGCTGTGCCAGGGCGAGGATTCGACCGGCGCGCTGGTGCGCAAGTTCGCCGACGATCCGCAGACCTCGCTGTTCGGCACCCTGTCGCTGTGGCAGGGCGTCGATGTGCCCGGTCCGTCGCTGAGTCTGGTGATCCTGGACCGCATTCCGTTTCCCCGCCCGGACGATCCGCTGCTGGCCGCCCGGCAGCGCGCGGTCGAATCCCGCGGCGGCAACGGCTTTCTCGCGGTCGCGGCCAATCACGCGGCGCTGCTGCTCGCCCAGGGGACCGGCCGCCTGCTGCGCAGCGTCGACGACCGTGGCGTCATCGCGATCCTGGATTCCCGGCTGGCGACCGCGCGGTACGGCGGATATCTGCGAGCCACCCTGCCGCCGTACTGGGAAACCGCCGATCCCGAGGTCGCGGCAAAAGCGTTGCGGCGCCTGACAACCGAGAGCACAACCGTGTGA
- a CDS encoding isochorismatase family protein produces MNRALIIVDVQNDFCEGGSLAVPGGAAVAGRITEHLAAHAYAAVVATRDHHIDPGAHFSDSPDYADSWPPHCLAGTPGAQFHPDLDTTPVQEIFSKGQFAAAYSGFEGAADDGTTLTDWLRVRDLDAVDVVGIATDHCVRATALDARCAGFPTRVLLGLTAGVAQVTVDRALAELHAAGVELEGSVPGGR; encoded by the coding sequence ATGAACCGGGCGCTCATCATCGTCGACGTGCAGAACGATTTCTGCGAGGGCGGCTCGCTCGCTGTCCCCGGTGGTGCGGCCGTGGCCGGGCGGATCACCGAACACCTCGCCGCGCACGCGTACGCCGCGGTCGTGGCCACCCGGGACCATCACATCGACCCGGGCGCGCACTTCTCCGATTCCCCCGACTACGCCGACAGCTGGCCGCCGCACTGCCTGGCCGGCACGCCGGGCGCGCAGTTCCACCCCGACCTGGACACCACCCCGGTCCAGGAGATCTTCTCCAAAGGGCAATTCGCCGCCGCCTATTCGGGTTTCGAAGGCGCGGCCGACGACGGGACCACGCTCACGGACTGGCTGCGCGTCCGGGACCTCGATGCCGTGGACGTGGTCGGCATCGCCACCGACCACTGCGTGCGGGCCACCGCGCTCGACGCGCGCTGCGCCGGGTTCCCGACCAGGGTGCTGCTCGGTCTCACCGCGGGCGTCGCCCAGGTGACGGTGGATCGCGCGCTGGCCGAATTGCACGCCGCCGGGGTCGAGCTGGAGGGCTCGGTGCCGGGCGGCCGTTAG
- a CDS encoding nicotinate phosphoribosyltransferase, whose protein sequence is MDSRGQAASTALLTDQYELTMLAAALADGSAQRRCGFEVFARRLPHGRRYGVVAGTGRLLAALRQFRFGEAELAVAAPILDERTLDWLRDYRFTGDIDGYPEGELYFPGSPILSVRGSFAECVLLETLILSIVNHDSAVASAAARMVSAAGGRRLIEMGSRRTHEWAAPSAARAAYLAGFDATSNLEAVRRFGVPGAGTSAHAFTLLHSGPDGAHEAAAFRSQIAALGVGTTLLVDTFDITEGVATAVRVAGPQLGGVRIDSGDLGVLAGQVRAQLDALGARDTRIVVSGDLDEYAIAALRAEPVDAYGVGTSLVTGSGAPTAGMVYKLVEVDGVPVVKRSSHKQSRGSVKRALRLAKSSGTIVEEVVFPAGAQVPGTAEFQARELLVPLVRGGDAVPGLPTLDDSRELVRRGLVSLPWEGLKLSEGEPAIPTTFVG, encoded by the coding sequence GTGGACTCCCGTGGCCAGGCCGCGAGCACAGCGCTGCTCACCGATCAGTACGAACTCACCATGCTCGCCGCGGCCTTGGCCGACGGTTCGGCGCAGCGCCGCTGCGGATTCGAGGTCTTCGCCCGGCGCCTGCCGCACGGCCGCCGCTACGGCGTGGTCGCGGGGACCGGCAGACTGCTCGCCGCGCTGCGGCAGTTCCGCTTCGGCGAGGCCGAACTCGCCGTGGCCGCGCCGATACTCGACGAGCGAACCCTGGACTGGCTGCGCGACTACCGCTTCACCGGTGACATCGACGGCTACCCGGAGGGCGAGCTGTATTTTCCCGGCTCGCCGATCCTGTCGGTGCGCGGCAGCTTCGCCGAGTGCGTGCTGCTGGAGACGCTGATCCTGTCGATCGTCAATCACGACAGCGCGGTCGCCTCGGCCGCGGCCAGAATGGTCTCGGCGGCAGGTGGCAGGCGGCTGATCGAAATGGGTTCGCGGCGCACCCACGAGTGGGCAGCGCCGTCGGCGGCCCGCGCGGCGTACCTGGCCGGGTTCGACGCCACCTCGAATCTGGAGGCGGTGCGCCGCTTCGGCGTGCCGGGGGCGGGAACCAGCGCGCACGCCTTCACGTTGCTGCACAGCGGCCCCGACGGCGCGCACGAGGCCGCGGCGTTCCGCAGCCAGATCGCCGCGCTCGGGGTGGGCACCACCTTGCTGGTCGACACCTTCGACATCACCGAGGGGGTGGCCACCGCGGTCCGGGTGGCCGGGCCACAGCTGGGTGGGGTGCGCATCGACTCGGGAGATCTCGGTGTGCTGGCCGGTCAGGTGCGCGCTCAGCTCGACGCGCTCGGCGCGCGCGACACCCGCATCGTGGTCTCCGGCGATCTGGACGAATACGCGATCGCGGCGTTGCGGGCCGAGCCGGTGGACGCCTACGGGGTCGGTACCTCGCTGGTCACCGGTTCCGGCGCGCCGACCGCGGGCATGGTCTACAAACTCGTCGAGGTCGACGGTGTCCCGGTGGTCAAGCGCAGCAGTCACAAGCAGTCGCGCGGCAGCGTCAAACGGGCGCTGCGGCTGGCGAAGAGCTCCGGCACGATCGTCGAGGAAGTGGTCTTTCCGGCCGGCGCGCAGGTGCCCGGCACGGCGGAGTTCCAGGCGCGCGAGCTGCTCGTCCCGCTGGTGCGCGGCGGCGACGCGGTCCCCGGATTGCCCACCCTCGACGACAGCCGCGAGCTGGTGCGCCGCGGTCTGGTCAGCCTGCCCTGGGAGGGGCTCAAGCTCTCCGAGGGCGAACCCGCCATCCCGACGACCTTCGTCGGCTGA
- the clpS gene encoding ATP-dependent Clp protease adapter ClpS has protein sequence MSAAQPTLSAAQAAQATPEAVEYTEILEAEDRPWVTVVWDDPVNLMHYVTYIFQKLFGYSKAKATELMLQVHNEGRAVVSSGSRDKMEHDVRRLHAAGLWATMQRDN, from the coding sequence ATGTCAGCGGCACAGCCAACCCTGTCAGCGGCACAGGCGGCACAGGCGACCCCGGAAGCGGTGGAATACACCGAGATCCTGGAGGCCGAGGATCGCCCGTGGGTGACTGTCGTATGGGACGACCCGGTCAATCTCATGCACTACGTGACCTACATCTTCCAGAAGCTCTTCGGCTACAGCAAGGCCAAGGCGACCGAGCTGATGCTGCAGGTGCACAACGAAGGCAGAGCCGTCGTCTCCAGCGGTTCCCGCGACAAGATGGAGCACGATGTCCGCCGTCTGCACGCCGCCGGACTCTGGGCCACCATGCAGCGTGACAACTGA
- a CDS encoding DUF2017 domain-containing protein: MRKWTRKNSLGGLKLRAEMDPHEAEVLRSLVGAVAGLLSDRAHSAPEDELSALTGMRTGNSAPPDDPRLARLLPEFHRSEPGSPDADRAGLNSALRALHEPEIIDSKLAAGAVVLDTVPAHGGKIVLTPEQADAWLSALTDVRLALGTVLGIDADTPEQFDPADPRAPHLDVYHWLTWMQDSLLQALAP; encoded by the coding sequence GTGCGTAAGTGGACCAGGAAGAACTCGCTGGGCGGGCTCAAGCTGCGCGCCGAGATGGACCCCCACGAGGCCGAAGTGCTGCGCTCACTGGTGGGCGCGGTCGCCGGCCTGCTCTCCGATCGGGCGCACTCGGCCCCTGAGGACGAGCTCAGCGCGCTTACCGGTATGCGCACCGGAAACAGCGCGCCCCCCGACGACCCGCGTCTGGCCCGGTTGCTGCCGGAGTTCCATCGCAGCGAGCCCGGCTCGCCGGACGCCGATCGGGCCGGACTCAACAGCGCCCTGCGCGCTCTGCACGAGCCGGAGATCATCGACAGCAAGCTGGCCGCGGGCGCGGTCGTGCTCGACACCGTGCCCGCCCACGGCGGCAAGATCGTGCTGACACCCGAACAGGCCGACGCCTGGCTCAGCGCGCTCACCGACGTCAGGCTGGCACTCGGCACGGTCCTGGGCATCGACGCCGACACCCCCGAGCAGTTCGATCCGGCGGATCCGCGCGCTCCGCACCTGGACGTCTACCACTGGCTGACCTGGATGCAGGACAGCCTGCTGCAAGCGCTCGCCCCCTGA
- a CDS encoding P1 family peptidase, giving the protein MTAVTGARDALTDVAGLLVGHHHVLDPDAALGSGAATGCTVVRIPGGAVAAVDVRGGGPGTRETDLLDPADTVRRVDAVLLTGGSAYGLAAADGVMRLLEENGEGIPMDPADPSRVVPIVPGAVIFDLPVGDWRVRPTAEFGYRAARDAAVDVARGSVGAGVGARAGSIKGGVGTASVVLGDGPAAGITVSALVVANPVGSVFDPRTGLPWGVGTDGPQRFGLRPPAPERLAAANALPVKGTVLNTTIGVVATDAALGTTACRRLAITAHDGLARAIRPAHSPLDGDTLFAVATGAVPIPDTTLPAAFPPELLVLDALCTAAAVCVERAVVDAVLSATSVAGIPAYRDLFPA; this is encoded by the coding sequence TTGACCGCGGTCACCGGCGCGCGTGACGCGCTCACCGATGTCGCCGGTCTGCTGGTCGGCCATCACCACGTCCTCGATCCCGATGCCGCGCTCGGATCCGGTGCGGCCACCGGCTGCACGGTGGTGCGCATTCCCGGCGGCGCGGTCGCGGCGGTCGACGTGCGCGGCGGCGGTCCCGGCACCAGAGAGACCGATCTGCTCGACCCGGCCGACACCGTGAGGCGGGTGGACGCTGTGCTGCTCACCGGCGGCAGCGCCTACGGACTGGCCGCCGCCGACGGGGTGATGCGCCTGCTCGAGGAGAACGGCGAGGGCATCCCGATGGACCCGGCCGACCCGAGCCGGGTGGTGCCGATCGTGCCCGGCGCGGTGATCTTCGATCTGCCGGTGGGGGATTGGCGTGTCCGGCCGACCGCCGAATTCGGCTATCGGGCCGCCCGGGACGCCGCCGTCGATGTCGCCCGCGGCTCGGTGGGCGCGGGCGTCGGCGCCAGGGCGGGATCGATCAAGGGCGGCGTCGGCACGGCGAGCGTCGTGCTCGGCGACGGCCCCGCCGCGGGCATCACCGTGTCGGCGCTGGTCGTGGCGAACCCGGTCGGCTCGGTGTTCGATCCGCGCACCGGACTGCCGTGGGGTGTGGGCACCGACGGGCCGCAACGGTTCGGTCTGCGCCCACCGGCACCCGAACGATTGGCCGCGGCCAACGCTCTCCCGGTCAAAGGCACCGTTCTCAACACGACCATCGGGGTCGTCGCCACCGATGCCGCGCTCGGCACCACCGCCTGCCGCCGGCTGGCCATCACGGCCCACGACGGACTCGCCCGCGCGATCCGGCCCGCGCACTCCCCGCTCGACGGCGACACCCTCTTCGCCGTCGCGACCGGCGCGGTCCCGATCCCGGACACCACGCTGCCCGCCGCGTTCCCGCCCGAACTGCTCGTGCTCGACGCCCTGTGCACGGCCGCCGCGGTGTGCGTGGAACGCGCCGTCGTCGATGCCGTCCTCAGCGCGACGTCGGTCGCGGGCATCCCCGCCTACCGCGACCTCTTCCCCGCCTGA
- a CDS encoding M67 family metallopeptidase, which produces MLVITSELVDAMVAHARADHPDEACGIIAGPEGSDRPERFVAMVNAERSPTFYRFDSGEQLKVWRAMDDADEEPVVIYHSHTATEAYPSRTDIAYAAEPDAHYVLISTRHPDEYELRSYRILDGVVTEEPVRVVDAYDTV; this is translated from the coding sequence GTGCTGGTGATCACATCCGAATTGGTGGACGCGATGGTGGCTCATGCCCGCGCCGATCACCCGGACGAGGCCTGCGGCATCATCGCCGGACCAGAGGGCTCCGATCGCCCCGAGCGCTTCGTCGCCATGGTCAATGCCGAGCGCTCGCCCACCTTCTACCGCTTCGACTCCGGCGAGCAGCTGAAGGTCTGGCGGGCGATGGACGACGCCGACGAGGAACCGGTCGTCATCTACCACTCGCACACCGCCACCGAGGCCTATCCGAGCCGCACCGACATCGCCTACGCCGCCGAGCCCGACGCCCACTACGTGCTCATCTCCACCCGCCACCCCGACGAGTACGAACTGCGCAGCTACCGGATACTCGACGGCGTGGTCACCGAGGAGCCGGTCCGTGTCGTCGACGCCTACGACACCGTCTGA
- a CDS encoding MoaD/ThiS family protein → MSVTVSIPTIMRGLTGGEKRVQAEGETLSALIADLDASHPGLAERLLKDGKLNRFVNIYVDDEDVRFAGGLEAEVPEGASVTILPAVAGGAPTDR, encoded by the coding sequence ATGTCGGTAACCGTGTCCATCCCGACCATCATGCGCGGCCTCACCGGCGGCGAGAAGCGGGTGCAGGCCGAGGGCGAAACCCTCTCCGCGCTCATCGCCGACCTCGACGCCAGCCATCCCGGGCTGGCGGAGCGCCTGCTCAAGGACGGGAAACTGAACCGCTTCGTCAACATCTACGTCGACGACGAGGACGTCCGCTTCGCCGGGGGCCTCGAGGCCGAGGTGCCCGAGGGCGCGAGTGTCACCATCCTGCCCGCTGTCGCCGGTGGCGCCCCGACCGATCGCTGA
- a CDS encoding PLP-dependent cysteine synthase family protein — protein MARYESLIATLGNTPLVGLRTLSPQWDGEQHVRLWAKLEDRNPTGSIKDRPALRMIEQAEADGTLRPGCTILEPTSGNTGISLAMAAKLKGYQLVCVMPENTSVERRQLLTMYGARIIDSPAAGGSNEAVAVAKRIAAQNPDWVMLYQYGNPANAQAHYDTTGPELLADLPEITHFVAGLGTTGTLMGTGRFLREKVPDIEIVAAEPRYGELVYGLRNIDEGFIPELYDENVLSSRFSVGPYDAVKRTRELVAEEGIFAGISTGAILHAALGVGRKALKAGKRADIAFVVADGGWKYLSTGAYDGTLEEAESRLDGQLWA, from the coding sequence GTGGCGCGCTACGAATCGCTGATCGCGACCCTCGGCAACACGCCGCTGGTCGGCCTGCGAACGCTGTCCCCACAGTGGGACGGCGAGCAGCACGTGCGGCTGTGGGCGAAACTCGAGGACCGCAACCCCACCGGCTCGATCAAGGACCGGCCCGCGCTGCGCATGATCGAGCAGGCCGAGGCCGACGGCACCCTGCGCCCGGGGTGCACCATCCTCGAACCGACCAGCGGCAACACCGGCATCTCGCTGGCGATGGCCGCGAAACTCAAGGGCTACCAACTGGTGTGCGTGATGCCGGAGAACACCTCGGTGGAACGACGCCAGCTGCTGACCATGTACGGCGCGCGCATCATCGACTCGCCCGCGGCGGGCGGTTCGAACGAGGCGGTGGCGGTCGCCAAGCGGATCGCCGCGCAGAATCCGGACTGGGTGATGCTCTACCAGTACGGCAATCCGGCCAACGCGCAGGCGCACTACGACACCACCGGCCCCGAACTGCTCGCCGACCTGCCGGAGATCACCCATTTCGTGGCCGGGCTCGGCACCACCGGCACGCTCATGGGCACCGGCCGGTTCCTGCGCGAGAAGGTGCCCGACATCGAGATCGTGGCCGCCGAGCCACGCTACGGTGAACTGGTCTACGGCCTGCGCAACATCGACGAGGGCTTCATCCCCGAGCTGTACGACGAGAACGTGCTGAGTTCGCGGTTCTCGGTCGGTCCCTACGACGCGGTCAAGCGCACCCGCGAACTCGTCGCCGAGGAGGGGATCTTCGCGGGCATCTCCACCGGGGCCATCCTGCACGCCGCGCTCGGCGTGGGGCGCAAGGCGCTGAAGGCGGGCAAGCGCGCCGACATCGCGTTCGTGGTGGCCGACGGCGGCTGGAAGTATCTGTCGACCGGCGCTTACGACGGCACTCTGGAAGAAGCCGAGAGCAGGCTGGACGGGCAGCTCTGGGCCTGA
- a CDS encoding rhomboid family intramembrane serine protease, with protein sequence MSGGGSGFGPSFDPQRFAPPRPGQGPGRPGSTRPPASGFAAVRQVGIQAVALVSGFVLVLWGVEGYDAVDPRNLDQAGIQPREADGLWGILWAPLLHNGWDHLISNTVPVFVLGFLVLVAGIGRGLAATAIIWVIAGVGTWLTGGEGTVHIGASALVFGWLTFLILRGWFARSAWQILLGMAVLVFYGSLLWGVLPGQDGISWQGHLFGAIGGVVAAWAPYRGARAAEQPASSRTRF encoded by the coding sequence ATGTCCGGAGGTGGTTCGGGCTTCGGCCCGTCGTTCGACCCGCAACGGTTCGCGCCGCCACGTCCAGGACAAGGACCGGGCCGGCCGGGATCGACACGACCGCCCGCCTCCGGATTCGCGGCGGTGCGGCAGGTGGGGATACAGGCCGTCGCGCTGGTCTCCGGTTTCGTGCTGGTGCTCTGGGGGGTCGAGGGCTACGACGCCGTCGATCCCCGCAATCTCGACCAGGCCGGCATCCAGCCGCGTGAGGCCGACGGGCTGTGGGGGATCCTGTGGGCGCCGCTGCTGCACAACGGATGGGACCACCTGATCAGCAATACCGTGCCGGTCTTCGTGCTCGGCTTCCTGGTGCTGGTCGCCGGCATCGGCCGTGGACTGGCGGCGACCGCGATCATCTGGGTGATCGCCGGCGTGGGCACCTGGCTGACCGGAGGCGAGGGCACCGTCCATATCGGCGCCTCCGCGCTGGTCTTCGGGTGGCTCACCTTCCTGATCCTGCGCGGGTGGTTCGCGCGCAGTGCCTGGCAGATCCTGCTCGGCATGGCGGTGCTCGTCTTCTACGGCTCGCTGCTGTGGGGTGTGCTACCAGGTCAGGACGGGATCTCTTGGCAGGGGCACCTTTTCGGCGCGATCGGCGGCGTGGTCGCGGCGTGGGCGCCCTACCGCGGGGCACGCGCGGCCGAGCAGCCAGCGTCGTCGCGCACCCGGTTCTGA
- a CDS encoding cyclic nucleotide-degrading phosphodiesterase translates to MRLTVLGCSGSVSGPDSPASGYLLTGPDMNPVVIDFGPGVLGALQRHVDPGEADIFLTHLHADHCLDLPGLLVWRRYHPSPPVGRAIVRGPADAPLRIGNASAEVGGECDDWSDVIDHRAWREGETVEFGAGHTVTARRMFHPPESYGLRIATAAGRTFVYTGDTAMCDAVRELAQGADVLMAEASWTHDPANRPPGIHLSGTEAGQIAARAGVKELLLTHIPPWTSREDVIAEAKAEFTGPVHAVAPGETFEI, encoded by the coding sequence ATGCGCCTTACCGTCCTCGGGTGCTCGGGCAGCGTGTCCGGCCCGGACTCCCCAGCGTCGGGGTACCTGCTGACCGGCCCGGACATGAACCCGGTTGTCATCGATTTCGGACCGGGAGTGCTCGGAGCGCTCCAGCGTCACGTCGACCCGGGTGAGGCCGACATCTTCCTGACCCACCTGCACGCCGACCACTGCCTGGACCTGCCCGGTCTGCTGGTGTGGCGGCGCTATCACCCGAGTCCGCCGGTCGGCCGCGCCATCGTGCGCGGCCCCGCCGATGCGCCGCTGCGCATCGGCAACGCCTCGGCCGAGGTCGGCGGCGAATGCGACGACTGGTCGGATGTGATCGATCACCGAGCCTGGCGGGAGGGCGAGACCGTCGAGTTCGGTGCGGGTCACACCGTCACCGCGCGCCGGATGTTCCATCCGCCGGAGTCCTATGGTCTGCGGATCGCCACCGCGGCCGGGCGCACGTTCGTCTACACCGGCGACACCGCCATGTGCGATGCCGTGCGGGAACTGGCCCAAGGCGCGGACGTGCTGATGGCCGAGGCCTCCTGGACCCACGATCCCGCCAATCGCCCACCGGGCATCCATCTTTCGGGCACCGAGGCCGGGCAGATCGCCGCGCGCGCCGGGGTCAAGGAGTTGCTGCTCACCCACATCCCGCCGTGGACCTCCCGTGAGGATGTGATCGCCGAGGCGAAGGCCGAGTTCACCGGTCCGGTGCACGCGGTCGCCCCGGGCGAGACCTTCGAGATCTGA
- the rph gene encoding ribonuclease PH → MSRRADGRADDELREVRITRGFTTHPAGSVLVEFGQTRVMCTASVTEGVPPWRRDSGLGWLTAEYAMLPAATHTRAGRESVKGKVGGRTQEISRLVGRSLRACIDLAAIGENTIAIDCDVLQADGGTRTAAITGAYVALADAVTWLGAAGALADPQPISCAIAAVSVGVVDGRVRLDLPYEEDSRAEVDMNVVATDTGTLVEIQGTGEGATFPRSTLDKMLDAALAGCEQLFVVQKEALALPYPGTLPEPAEPSKKK, encoded by the coding sequence GTGTCGAGACGAGCCGATGGCAGGGCGGACGATGAGCTCCGCGAGGTCAGGATCACCCGGGGATTCACCACGCATCCAGCGGGTTCGGTGCTGGTGGAGTTCGGGCAGACCAGAGTGATGTGCACGGCCAGCGTCACCGAGGGGGTCCCCCCGTGGCGGCGCGACTCCGGGTTGGGCTGGCTCACCGCCGAATACGCGATGTTGCCCGCCGCCACCCACACCCGCGCCGGTCGTGAGTCGGTGAAGGGCAAGGTCGGCGGCCGCACCCAGGAGATCAGCAGGCTGGTCGGGCGCTCGCTGCGCGCCTGCATCGACCTGGCCGCGATCGGGGAGAACACCATCGCCATCGACTGCGACGTGCTGCAGGCCGACGGCGGCACCAGGACCGCCGCCATCACCGGCGCCTACGTGGCGCTCGCGGATGCGGTGACCTGGCTGGGCGCGGCGGGCGCGCTGGCCGACCCGCAGCCCATCTCGTGCGCCATCGCCGCGGTCAGCGTGGGCGTGGTGGACGGCCGGGTCCGGCTGGACCTGCCCTACGAGGAGGACTCGCGCGCCGAGGTCGACATGAACGTGGTGGCGACCGACACCGGCACGCTGGTGGAGATCCAGGGCACCGGCGAAGGCGCCACCTTCCCGCGCTCCACTCTCGACAAGATGCTCGATGCCGCGCTGGCGGGCTGTGAGCAACTGTTCGTGGTGCAGAAGGAGGCGCTGGCGCTGCCGTACCCCGGCACCCTGCCCGAGCCCGCCGAGCCGTCGAAGAAGAAGTGA
- the rdgB gene encoding RdgB/HAM1 family non-canonical purine NTP pyrophosphatase: MSARVLVASRNAKKLTELRRILADAGVVGVEIVGLDDVPAYDEAPETGATFEENALAKARDGAAATGLPCVADDSGLEVDALNGMPGVLSARWSGTHGDDAANNALLLAQMGDVPDERRGARFVSTCALVVPGGDEIVVRGEWPGVIGRKPVGDGGFGYDPLFLPEGGTGSAAQLTPAEKDAASHRGRALRQLLPALAALAE; this comes from the coding sequence ATGAGCGCGCGCGTCCTGGTCGCCAGCCGTAACGCCAAGAAGCTGACCGAACTGCGCCGTATCCTGGCCGACGCCGGGGTGGTGGGCGTGGAGATCGTCGGACTCGACGATGTGCCCGCCTACGACGAAGCGCCCGAAACCGGCGCGACGTTCGAGGAGAACGCGCTGGCCAAGGCCCGTGACGGCGCCGCCGCCACGGGATTGCCCTGTGTCGCCGACGATTCCGGCCTGGAAGTGGACGCGCTCAACGGCATGCCCGGTGTGCTCTCCGCCCGCTGGTCGGGTACCCACGGCGACGACGCGGCCAACAACGCGCTGCTGCTCGCGCAAATGGGCGATGTCCCCGACGAACGGCGTGGCGCGCGGTTCGTCTCCACCTGCGCGCTGGTGGTGCCCGGTGGGGACGAGATCGTGGTGCGCGGCGAATGGCCGGGCGTGATCGGCCGCAAGCCTGTGGGCGACGGCGGTTTCGGCTACGATCCGCTGTTCCTGCCGGAGGGCGGCACCGGCTCGGCCGCGCAGCTCACTCCCGCCGAGAAGGACGCGGCCTCACATCGCGGCCGCGCCCTGCGTCAACTACTTCCCGCCTTGGCCGCGCTCGCGGAGTAG